The genomic DNA CTATCTAAAAATGAAAGAGTTAATCCCTTTAATTTTGAATTAAGTTTTCTATATACTACTCCAGCAGAGTCTAACATTTTTTTAGATGCAATATTTGATTCAGTACCATTATATTTATCAGATAGATAAACAAGCTCACGAATACCACTTTGGATAATAGCTTTACTGCATTCATGACAAGGGAAAAGAGCTACATATATAGTACAACCTTTTAAAGATTTTGTACTATTTAATATGGCATTTAACTCTGCATGACATACAAATGGATATTTTGTTTCTAAAAATTCTCCTTCTCTTTCCCAAGGATACTCATCATCACTACACCCTATTGGCAGTCCATTATATCCAACACCAATTATTCTTTTTTCTGGATTTACTATACATGCTCCAACTTGAGTATTAGGATCTTTACTTCTCATTGCTGAAAGAAGTGCTACTCCCATAAAATATTCATCCCATTCTATATAATTTTCTCGCTTCATTATTATTCCTCCTTATTTAGTTTTATGATATCATAAAATTATAAACTTTTTCAAAATTTTCTTTGTCTAAATTTATGAGAGTTTTTTAATCTAACTATTTTTATAATAATTTATTATTATATGTTACAATATATTAAATCAAAATGGAGGTCCATTATTTATGAGAAAATTTCTACTACTTTTTTTTACATTGATATTATCAATTTCTGCTTTTGCAATAGTTGATTTTAGCGGAATTAACTGGAAAAATAGTAAAGGAGCTATTGCCCCACTATTTGCTAATTTAAAAGAAGAACCATCTATTGATCCAAATATTAAAATTTTTAGTGCTACTGCACCAGATAAAAATATTTCAAATTATAAATTTTATTTTAACAATGATGAACTTTATATGATAAGAGTTATTTTCAATAAAGAAACTGTAAGAAGAGAACAGATGAAAGAAATATATTCAAAATTGACATCTACATTAGGAAAACCTCTTCCTACAAAAATTATTGATAAAAAGATTGGAAATTACAAACTTAGAGGAAATTATATTAAATTTATACCAGATGCTACAACAGGAGTATATTATATCGGTGTAGATACAATTGATAGTAAAGGAAATATGATTGATTCTAATCTTTATTTAGATTATGTAGACCAATTAACTGTAAAAGAACCTCAATTATAAATAAAAAGCAGTGCATTTCTATAAATATAAATTTAAGAAATGCACTGCTTTTATTATTTTGATAAAATTCCTTTTTGTCTTAAAGTATTGTATGAATATTCATCAGCTGGTACCCAACCTTTATTTAAAAGATTAGATAAATATATTCTATTGTAGAAAAAGCTGAGTAAAAAATTTATTGTTCCTAAGCTGCAAGCTGCTAGGACAAGCATTATAGCAAACCATAACCAGTCGCCTCTGAAAAGTGGAACAAAAAATCCAAAAAATAGTGTTGTCCAGCTAAATCCAACTGGAACAGCTGTTTCAATTCCATTTTTTTGCATATTGATCATTACTGCCATTTTTTCCCTCCAAATAAATTTTATATATCCAGCCCATATTATACAACATTTTCTTATTTTTCAATACTTTTTTTATTATTATTTTATAATTTTATTTAATCTCTCTGACAAAATTTCTATTCCTTCTAACATTCTAGGAGAATTTCTATAAATTAATTCTGCATCAAATATAAAGATATTATTATTTTTTCCAGCATTAGTATGCTCTACTAGAGGTATTGACTTTTTTAAAGTTTCTACTGAATCAACTGACATTATCCCAACTATAAAATCTGGATTTTCTTTTAAAATAAGTTCAGGGTTTATAACTGGTTTTCCTCCTGATAAATTTTCCCCTATATTTTTCACTCCTAAAACTTCAAGTATATCACCTGGTAAACTTTTATCTGTAAATACCATTAAAGGTGAAGTTGAATATATAAACACACCTTTTAAGTTGTTATTAGCAATTTTTTTAATATTCTCTAATTTCTTCCTTGAGCTTACAATTACCTCTTGTGCTTCTTTTTCTTTTCCAACCAATTTTCCAAATTTCTCTATATTAGAAAAAATATCTTCTATTCGCCGAGTTGAAAATTCTACTACATTTATTCCATGTTGTGCAAACTCTTTTGTAGGAAAATTTATACCTTCATTTGCTACAACAAGATCTGGTGTTAAAGCTATTATCTTTTCAATAGATGGTCTAAATGCATTTCCTACTTTTGGAATATTTTTACTTTTTTCAATTGGGTATATATCTTTGCCTGATATTTCACCAAGACCTACTACTTTATTTTCAACTCCTAACAAACATGCTACTTCAAACATAGATGGAGCCATTATTACTATTTTTTCATAGGTTTTTCCAAACATTACACATGAAACCAATAAAAATAACATGACTAATTTTTTCATTTTTCCTCCTAAACTACACAGTAAAAAGGTTCTAAGAAAACTTAGAACCTACTTTTAATATTTAAATTTCATATCTAAATCCAACATAATAATTTCTTTCAGGTGCAGGCATATAAGAACCTGTTATTTCATATTTTGGTGGCATAGTATTCGGTACTTTTTTTTCTGCATGTTTATTTTCTGACAAATAATACTTTTCATTAAATATATTATTTATACCAGCTATTATCATAAGCCCATTATTAAAGGTATATCTTGCTGACATGTCAACTGTTGTAAATCCTTTTTTATATCCTTTTTCACTAGAATTTTTTCCAGCAGTCCATCCATTAAAAGATTTTGAATAAACATTTCCAACTAAATTTATTGCTAGATTATCTATTATACGATACTCTCCTCCAAAAGTTCCTCTCCATTTAGAAACATAAGGAATTTCTTTTCCCTTATCTTTTCCCGATTTAATCTTTGCATCTACATAAGATAGAGACTCATTTAAAGTAAGTTTATTAAAATATTGTTCTGAATATAGTTCTACACCTTTTCTTTCAGTTTTACCAAAATTTCTATAATTCCAGATTGGTCCAACTCCTGGAGACATTTGTGAATTTTTTGAAATTTCATCTTTGGTTTGTGAGTAATAAGTTGTTGCTGAAACATAAACATTTCCAATGACATCTCTTACTCCTAATTCAATAGTATCTGTTTTTTCAGGCTTTATATTATTAACAAGATAATAAGCTTCTACATCATTACTTTTTGTCATCATATGACTATTTGGCATACCACCTTTAGAATTCATCATTTGGCTGTCCATTTTTCCTTTTCCCATCATATTTGGTAGCATCTTTTGATTTTTTGTTCCCAAAGTATTAGATCTCATTGCTGCCATTTTACTAGTTCCTTCTTTTTTATCCATTTTAGGTGGCTTTGTCATATCTTTTTTATCCATTCCGGAACTATTGTTTTTAGTCTTTAAATATCTAAAATCTTTATCAAAAAATTCTGTTGCATTTGGGCTTGTAAAACTTTTCTCATATTTAATATATATATTTCCTGTTTTTGAATATAGATAATTAAATGCTGCTTCATATCCATAGTTATCTAATGATGGTTTACCCTCGACTTTTTTCTTCTTTTTATCTATAGATTCTAATTTATAATTTGCAAATTCTCCTCTTACTCCAGCTGTAAATTGAAATTTTTGAGTTATATCAAATCTATTTAAAGCATAAATTGAATTTGTATCTTTAGTTACATCATAATAGTTTCCACCCATTACTCCATTTCCGATACTATCTGCTTTTTCTCTTAAAAAATCATACCCTAATATTAAATCTCCTCTGTTATATGAATATTTTCCTCTTAAATTAGCTCCTTCTTTTTTTTCTTTAGTCCAAAATGTTGATAAGCTTGTTCCAACATCTTGAAGTTGTTTGTCATGTGAATTTTCAATAAAACCAGTAGTTGTTACTTCAAAATCATTATATTTTCCTACATATCCAACTAAATAATTTTCCTTAGTTAATTTACCATCTCTATAGTTATCTGGATCTGCTTGTCTTCTATCTTCTTCTAATTGTTTCTTAGTAAGTGATCCTGTTCTATGATAGTTTTCTGTGTATTTTTCAATTTTAACCATTAATCTTTGATTTTTATCAAAATCATATCTAATTTTTCCTATTAGATTATCTATTTCAGTTTTTTCAGTATCTCTATACCCATCTGAATTTCTTCCAGTATAATTGATATCTGCAAATAACTTATCCGTTACTTGTACACCTGTTACAACATCCATCTTTTTATTATCATAAGAACCATAGGTTGCTCCTACTTTTGCATAATTTCCAAGTTTAGTAGCAGTTACTATATTTATAAATCCACCACTTGTTCCACTACCATATAGAACTCCACCTCCACCAGGAACAATTTCTATTTTTTGTATTTGATCAACAGGAATATTATTTACAGGGAAAGCACATTCAGTCCCATATAACATATTCATCATATTTACAGGAATTCCATCTACTAATATCTTAACTCTAGAAGATGCCCTTTCTCCTTGACCTCTCATATCAAATCTAACTCCATAACTAGTATTTACTGTTTGAACAAATGGCGAGTCTTTTAAAATTTCCTCTACAGTTGAATAGTTTTTTCTTTCTATATCTTCTTTTGTAATAACAGTAATATTTTTAACCTCATCTTTTACTGTTGTTTCAAATCCAGTAGCAGACACTACTGTTTCGTCTAATCTTGCTGAATTTTCAGCATATATGCTAGAAGCCACAACTAGCATACTCATAAGTAATAAATATTTTTTCATGTTCTCCCTCCAACAAACTTTTTAGTATAGTAATTGTCAATGGCTCAAAAAATAAAAAATCTCTGCCATTAACAAAATAGTAACTTCGCAAAGCCCCCTCATTTTGTTTTCTCAGAGAATGTAAAAAAATAATTTAATTTTATATCTCCCCCTTTTCCCACCGAAAAAAAGTCAAAAACTAGAAATTAGGCAAGTCTCCTGACTTGGCTTCATTCTACTTCCTACCTTCCCGGAATAATCCAGTGGTTATCGGTTTCGTCCACCTTACAGTAGCGGGGGCTGTGTGGGATTTTCACCCAACTTCCTCTTTTAAGTTTAAAAACACCTAACACTATTTTAAAACATTATATTTTATATCATAATATTACATTTATTTCTAAAAAAGTCAATTTGTTTTTTATTATGCTTATTATTAATACAATATATCTAATATATTTTTATATATATTTTTTATATTGAACATATCTTGTTTAGTTTTAGTATTTACAATAAAAAAAGAGCAGTATTTTTCATTTTACCACTCTTTTATCCCTTTTTAATTTTTATCTTTTAATATAAAAAATTTAAATGTTGTTCCTCTATTTTCAGAAGATTTTACAGTTATTTTTCCTCCACATTGTTCTACTAAACTTTTTACTATTGAAAGTCCAAGTCCTGTTCCACCAGAATTTCTATTTCGTGATTTATCTACTCTATAAAATCTATCAAATACTTTATATTGCTCAGATGCAGGTATTCCAATTCCGTTATCTGAAACATTAAAAATATATCTATCATCTATTTCTGTAATTTCTACTTCTATTTCTGGATTTTCATTTTTATTATAGATAAGTCCATTTTCAATTAAATTTTTAAGAATAGTTACAACTCTATTTACGTCCATTTTTACAATATTTTTTTGATTTTTTAATCTCACATTATAATCTACTTTACCATTTTTTTTCTCTATCAATACTTGTAAAATAGAATCTACTCTATTTATAATATTATCTATACTTACTCTTTCTATATTTAAAAGATTTGAACTTTCTATCTTAGAAATATTTAAAAAATCTAAAACTATATTTTCTAACTTTTCAACATTTTCCTTTATAACTTTCATAAATTTATTTCTCAT from Fusobacterium hominis includes the following:
- a CDS encoding deoxycytidylate deaminase; translated protein: MKRENYIEWDEYFMGVALLSAMRSKDPNTQVGACIVNPEKRIIGVGYNGLPIGCSDDEYPWEREGEFLETKYPFVCHAELNAILNSTKSLKGCTIYVALFPCHECSKAIIQSGIRELVYLSDKYNGTESNIASKKMLDSAGVVYRKLNSKLKGLTLSFLDSDY
- a CDS encoding HrgC protein, with protein sequence MAVMINMQKNGIETAVPVGFSWTTLFFGFFVPLFRGDWLWFAIMLVLAACSLGTINFLLSFFYNRIYLSNLLNKGWVPADEYSYNTLRQKGILSK
- a CDS encoding ABC transporter substrate-binding protein — encoded protein: MKKLVMLFLLVSCVMFGKTYEKIVIMAPSMFEVACLLGVENKVVGLGEISGKDIYPIEKSKNIPKVGNAFRPSIEKIIALTPDLVVANEGINFPTKEFAQHGINVVEFSTRRIEDIFSNIEKFGKLVGKEKEAQEVIVSSRKKLENIKKIANNNLKGVFIYSTSPLMVFTDKSLPGDILEVLGVKNIGENLSGGKPVINPELILKENPDFIVGIMSVDSVETLKKSIPLVEHTNAGKNNNIFIFDAELIYRNSPRMLEGIEILSERLNKIIK
- a CDS encoding TonB-dependent receptor gives rise to the protein MKKYLLLMSMLVVASSIYAENSARLDETVVSATGFETTVKDEVKNITVITKEDIERKNYSTVEEILKDSPFVQTVNTSYGVRFDMRGQGERASSRVKILVDGIPVNMMNMLYGTECAFPVNNIPVDQIQKIEIVPGGGGVLYGSGTSGGFINIVTATKLGNYAKVGATYGSYDNKKMDVVTGVQVTDKLFADINYTGRNSDGYRDTEKTEIDNLIGKIRYDFDKNQRLMVKIEKYTENYHRTGSLTKKQLEEDRRQADPDNYRDGKLTKENYLVGYVGKYNDFEVTTTGFIENSHDKQLQDVGTSLSTFWTKEKKEGANLRGKYSYNRGDLILGYDFLREKADSIGNGVMGGNYYDVTKDTNSIYALNRFDITQKFQFTAGVRGEFANYKLESIDKKKKKVEGKPSLDNYGYEAAFNYLYSKTGNIYIKYEKSFTSPNATEFFDKDFRYLKTKNNSSGMDKKDMTKPPKMDKKEGTSKMAAMRSNTLGTKNQKMLPNMMGKGKMDSQMMNSKGGMPNSHMMTKSNDVEAYYLVNNIKPEKTDTIELGVRDVIGNVYVSATTYYSQTKDEISKNSQMSPGVGPIWNYRNFGKTERKGVELYSEQYFNKLTLNESLSYVDAKIKSGKDKGKEIPYVSKWRGTFGGEYRIIDNLAINLVGNVYSKSFNGWTAGKNSSEKGYKKGFTTVDMSARYTFNNGLMIIAGINNIFNEKYYLSENKHAEKKVPNTMPPKYEITGSYMPAPERNYYVGFRYEI